A single region of the Gossypium arboreum isolate Shixiya-1 chromosome 12, ASM2569848v2, whole genome shotgun sequence genome encodes:
- the LOC108479520 gene encoding serine/threonine-protein kinase SRK2I isoform X2 yields MDRADLTVGPAMDMPIMHDSDRYDFVRDIGSGNFGVARLMRDKVTKELVAVKYIERGRKIDENVQREIINHRSLRHPNIVRFKEVILTPTHLAIVMEYASGGELFERICAAGRFNEDEARFFFQQLISGVSYCHAMQVCHRDLKLENTLLDGSPAPRLKICDFGYSKSSVLHSQPKSTVGTPAYIAPEVLLRKEYDGKIADVWSCGVTLYVMLVGAYPFEDPDEPRDFRKTIQRILSVQYAIPDVIQISPECQHLISRIFVADPSAKGKEEWPSFCIL; encoded by the exons ATGGATCGAGCAGACTTGACGGTCGGACCGGCTATGGATATGCCGATTATGCACGACAGTGACCGTTACGATTTCGTTAGAGATATCGGATCGGGTAATTTCGGAGTTGCCCGACTTATGAGAGATAAGGTTACCAAGGAGCTCGTCGCTGTCAAGTACATCGAAAGAGGCCGTAAG ATAGATGAAAATGTTCAAAGAGAAATTATTAATCATAGATCATTGAGGCATCCGAATATTGTTAGATTTAAAGAG GTTATTTTAACACCTACTCATCTTGCCATTGTAATGGAGTATGCCTCCGGAGGAGAGCTTTTCGAGCGGATTTGTGCTGCGGGTCGGTTCAATGAGGACGag GCTCGGTTCTTCTTCCAACAGCTTATATCCGGCGTTAGTTATTGCCATGCGATG CAAGTATGCCACCGTGATTTAAAGTTGGAAAACACTTTGCTAGATGGAAGTCCAGCTCCTCGGCTTAagatatgtgattttgggtaCTCGAAG TCTTCAGTTCTTCATTCGCAACCAAAATCCACGGTTGGAACTCCTGCATACATTGCTCCTGAAGTACTCCTAAGGAAAGAATATGATGGCAAG ATTGCAGATGTTTGGTCATGCGGGGTTACCTTGTATGTCATGCTGGTTGGAGCATACCCTTTTGAGGATCCAGATGAGCCAAGAGACTTTCGGAAAACAATACAA AGAATTCTTAGTGTCCAGTATGCCATTCCTGATGTCATCCAAATATCACCTGAGTGTCAACATCTGATTTCAAGGATATTTGTTGCTGATCCTTCAGCT AAAGGGAAGGAGGAGTGGCCTTCTTTTTGCATTTTGTG
- the LOC108479520 gene encoding serine/threonine-protein kinase SRK2I isoform X1, translating to MDRADLTVGPAMDMPIMHDSDRYDFVRDIGSGNFGVARLMRDKVTKELVAVKYIERGRKIDENVQREIINHRSLRHPNIVRFKEVILTPTHLAIVMEYASGGELFERICAAGRFNEDEARFFFQQLISGVSYCHAMQVCHRDLKLENTLLDGSPAPRLKICDFGYSKSSVLHSQPKSTVGTPAYIAPEVLLRKEYDGKIADVWSCGVTLYVMLVGAYPFEDPDEPRDFRKTIQRILSVQYAIPDVIQISPECQHLISRIFVADPSARITIPEIRNHEWFLKNLPADLMDENTMGSHFEEPDQPMQSTDTIMQIIAEATIPAAGAPGLNHYIVDNLDDEDMDDLDSESELDVDSSGEIVYAM from the exons ATGGATCGAGCAGACTTGACGGTCGGACCGGCTATGGATATGCCGATTATGCACGACAGTGACCGTTACGATTTCGTTAGAGATATCGGATCGGGTAATTTCGGAGTTGCCCGACTTATGAGAGATAAGGTTACCAAGGAGCTCGTCGCTGTCAAGTACATCGAAAGAGGCCGTAAG ATAGATGAAAATGTTCAAAGAGAAATTATTAATCATAGATCATTGAGGCATCCGAATATTGTTAGATTTAAAGAG GTTATTTTAACACCTACTCATCTTGCCATTGTAATGGAGTATGCCTCCGGAGGAGAGCTTTTCGAGCGGATTTGTGCTGCGGGTCGGTTCAATGAGGACGag GCTCGGTTCTTCTTCCAACAGCTTATATCCGGCGTTAGTTATTGCCATGCGATG CAAGTATGCCACCGTGATTTAAAGTTGGAAAACACTTTGCTAGATGGAAGTCCAGCTCCTCGGCTTAagatatgtgattttgggtaCTCGAAG TCTTCAGTTCTTCATTCGCAACCAAAATCCACGGTTGGAACTCCTGCATACATTGCTCCTGAAGTACTCCTAAGGAAAGAATATGATGGCAAG ATTGCAGATGTTTGGTCATGCGGGGTTACCTTGTATGTCATGCTGGTTGGAGCATACCCTTTTGAGGATCCAGATGAGCCAAGAGACTTTCGGAAAACAATACAA AGAATTCTTAGTGTCCAGTATGCCATTCCTGATGTCATCCAAATATCACCTGAGTGTCAACATCTGATTTCAAGGATATTTGTTGCTGATCCTTCAGCT AGAATTACAATTCCTGAAATTAGAAACCACGAGTGGTTCTTGAAGAATCTCCCTGCTGACCTGATGGACGAAAACACAATGGGTAGCCACTTCGAGGAGCCTGATCAACCTATGCAGAGCACAGATACAATCATGCAGATAATAGCTGAGGCCACCATTCCAGCTGCTGGAGCCCCTGGCTTAAACCATTACATAGTCGACAACCTTGATGATGAAGACATGGATGACCTTGATTCTGAATCGGAGCTTGATGTTGATAGTAGTGGGGAGATAGTCTATGCAATGTGA